GCGATGAGTTTGGGAAGCATCTCGCCGGAGGCCCACGAGACGAACTCGATGGCGATGAACCGTCTCGGTGGGAAATCCAACACGGGCGAGGGTGGCGAACCGCCCGAACGGTTCGACACCGAAAAGGAGTGTACCGTCAAGCAGGTCGCCTCCGGCCGCTTCGGGGTCACCTCCCACTACCTGAGTTCGGCCGACGAGATCCAGATCAAGATGGCACAGGGCTCGAAACCCGGCGAGGGTGGCCACCTGCCCGGCAGCAAGGTCAATGAGATGATCGCTCACGTCCGGTATGCGACTCCCGGCGTCGGCCTCATCTCGCCGCCACCGCTCCACGACATCTACTCCATCGAGGATCTCAAACAGCTGATCCACGACCTCAAAGCCGCCAACCCCGAGGCCGACATCAACGTCAAACTGGTCTCGGAGGCCGGCATCGGCACCATCGCAGCCGGTGTCGCCAAAGCAAATGCCGATGTCGTCCACATCTCCGGTGACTCCGGTGGGACCGGAGCCTCGCCGAAAACATCGATCAAAAACGCCGGTCTGCCGTGGGAACTCGGCCTCGCAGAGGCCAACCAGATGCTGTGCGGAACCGGTCTGCGCGACCGGATCAAGATCACCGCCGACGGTGGGATGAAAACCGGCCGCGACGTGGCTATCGCCGCGCTGCTCGGTGCCGAGGAGTACACCTTCGGGACCGCCGCACTGGTCAGCGGTGGCTGTGTGATGGCCCGCCAGTGTCACGCCAACACCTGTCCGGTCGGCGTCGCTACGCAGGACGAGAACCTCAGAGAGCGGTTCCCCGGCCAGCCGGACCACGTCATCAACTACATGACGTTCATGGCTCAGGAACTCCGGGAGATCATGGCCGACCTCGGCTTCCGCTCGCTCGACGAGATGATCGGTCGACCGGAACTCCTCGACCAGCGCGAGACCGACCATCCGAAAGCCAAACACCTCGATCTCTCGACGGTCATCGCAGAGACGGCGGGCGACCAACGCCGCAAGACCCGTGAGCAGGACCACGAAGATATCGAGAACCAACTCGATTGGGAGCTGATCGACGAGGCCGAAGCCGCCCTTGAGGAGGGTCGACGCGTCCAACTCGATCACGAGATCAGCAATGTCGATCGTGCGGTCGGCGCGACGCTGTCGAACACCATCGCCAACGAGTACGGCGGCGAGGGGCTGGCCGACGACACGATCTCGATTGATTTCGACGGCATCGCGGGCCAGAGCTTCGGGGCGTTCCTTGCCTCTGGTGTGACGATGGACCTCACCGGTGCGGCAAACGACTACGTCGGCAAGGGGCTGTCGGGCGGAAAGCTGATCGTCCAGACGCCCGACTCGGCTGCCTACAAAGCCGACGAGAACATCCTGATCGGCAACGTCGCGCTGTACGGCGCAACGCAGGGGCAAGCCTACATCAACGGCGTCGCTGGCGAGCGCTTCGGGGTTCGGAACTCCGGCGTGAAGGCTGTCGTCGAAGGTGTCGGCGACCACGGCTGTGAGTATATGACCGGTGGCGTCGTCGCCGTGCTGGGCGAGACGGGCCGGAACTTCGCCGCCGGGATGTCCGGCGGTGTGGCCTACGTCTACGATGCCAACGACGAGTTCGAGTCCAAACTCAACACGGGGATGGCGTCGCTCTCGAAATCCCTGACTGAGAAGGACGAACGCATGCTGACCCGGATGGTCGAGAACCATGCCGAGTACACCGGCAGTGAGCGCGCGGCCGAACTGCTCGATGAGTGGGCGACCGAAATCGAGAACTTCGTCCGCGTCTTCCCGGACGCCTACGCCAACGTGATCGAAAACGAGGGCGCAGACGACGTCCGCGAGGAGCTTCCGGAAACTGCCTCGGCAGCAGCCGACGCTCGACTCGACGCCGAAGCCGTCTCAAGCGACGACTAACGGTCGTCCGGCAGCCCCTGAAAAGTGGTAGTCGACTGTTATTTGCGGACTGAGTCTCCAGTAGCCACCAGCGTCGACCGACTGGTCGGCCCCCACAGATGACTCACGCAGTCACAGTCGGAGGCTCCAAACGAGTCGACGTGTCGACAGCCTGCCTCCGATAAGGCGGTCGCTAACGCACACTCGACATCGCGGTCGACGAACGTTTCGACAGCTACCAACCGAGTGGTGTCTGCACCGAGGAGATAATCAATGTGCCAGTGGCGCACATCGTGTTCACCAGCCGCAACCCGGCGGTGGCGGTCGACACGTGAGAGTCCGCCCGGACCGAACGCGCTGCCGACATAGCCGTAGTAGCCCGCATCGAACGCGAGGGTTCCAAGCGCGCCGACCGCTATTTCGGTCGACTGCTCACACTCGATGATCAACAGATAGGAGCCGGAGTCGGCCATCAGTCGTCGGCTGGGGTGGCTCCGTCGAGATCGGTCGCGGGCTCGTCGGCATCGCTTCGCTCTTGCAGGAGCCGAATCCGCTCGGGAATCGGTGGATGGCTGTGGTGGAACGTCGCATACCACGGATGCGGGAAGGGATTGGCGAGGTTTTCGGTCGCCAAGCGTGCCAGTGCGTCGACCATTGGCTGCGGACCCATCACGTCGGCCGCAAACGAGTCAGCCTCCCGTTCGTGTTTCAGCGAGAGTTTGTTCGTCAGCGGCGCAGTGAACTGGAGGATCGGGCCGACGATCAGCACCGCAAGCAGGAGGCCCGCGTAGGTCGCCGTTTCGGGAATTCCGAACGCGGTATATAAGGGGCCGAAGTCGACGAGCACGCCGAGCAGCCCGAAGACGATTCCCATGCGGACGGCGCTACTGGCGAACTGTTTCCAGATGTGGGCTTCCTTCCAGTGGGCGAGTTCGTGGGCCAGTACTCCTTGGAGTTCGGGAATCGCCATCGAGTCGACCAGCGTATCGAACAGTACAACCCGCTTGGTGCGGCCGAAGCCGATGAAGTAGGCGTTGAGTTGCGAGGAGCGTCGACTGGCGTCCATCGTGTAGATATCGCTCGTGGAGAACCCGGCCCGCTCAAAGACGTCCTCGACGACCTCCCGAAGCTCGCCGGAGTCGACGGGCTCGAACTCGTTGAACAGCGGCGCGATCACACGCGGGTAGAGAATCTGCATGACAAGTGAGAAGGCGACGAACAGCAGCCACGCAGCGACGGGCCACAGCGTCGGCAGCGCGTTGACAGCTGCGAGGACTGCCCCGCCGAGAACTGCTGTGAAACCGAGCGAAATCACGAGTGTGAGCAGCGTATCCCGGACGAAAAGCGACGGTGTCTGCTGATTGAAGTCGAATATCTCCTCGATCCCGAACGTCGACACAATGCTAAAGAGGAGCGAGAAGAGCTGCGCGGCGACAACGAGCCCAGCAAAAAAGAGGATACCCTGACTGACGGTCGACAGCCCAGTCGATGCGAGGAGTCCCACCGCCCATTCGAGACCTCCGGCATACAGAACGACAAGGAGGACACCGAGACCAACCCACGACTGGAGTTCGGAAAACGCGGTGGTGAGTCGGTGGTAGTCGCTGAGTTCGGTCGGATCGTCGACACCCAACACATCGTCGAGCCACGCGGTTTTACGGTCGACCAGCCGGTCGGCATGGCGGACGTTGAGCACCGACAGCGCGGTGAAAAACGCCTGTGTGCCAACCAGAATGGCGACGAACGCGAGATGTACTGTGAGATGCTGCATCCGTGTTCGACGCGAGGTGCTGGCTGGCCTAAACAGTGACTACCGACAGTAGTCGGGGCCTACCTGCGGGGTTAGAACTCACAGTCCCGGTCCATCTCGCTTACTTCCTCTTCGAGCCACTCGCGGAACCATTTGACGCGTTTGAGCCGCTGGTGGGCAATCGAATCGGCGGTGTCGGACTCCAGTCGGTCGACGTGGTCTTTGCCGCGCTGGAAGACCCGGTCGACCATCCGGGCGGAATCCATGTGCGTTCGGGATTCATAGCCCATTCGGAGGAGCATCAGCGCGGTGCCGTTGGCCCCGATTTTGTCGAGGATATCGGCTTCGATCAGACACTGGGTTTCCAGCGGGAGTTCGGCTAACGATCCTTGGTGGGAGTGGGCCTCGATGGCTGTACAGACCTCCTCGATGAACGACTGGGGGAACTCACACCGACTGGAGAGATACTCGCGGGCGACGCTTGCACCCTCCTCGGCGTGGACGTCTTGGGGGGCTTCGAGTTTCGAGATGTCGTGGAACAGCGCCGCAACCGTGATGACATCGAGGTCTGCACCCTCCTTTTTACCGATTTTTCTGGCGAGGTCGACGACGTTTTTGATGTGGTTGAACCGGTAGTCGGCGCTGTGCCACGGATACCATCGCATCCGGCCGCCGTCGTCTTCGGTCTGGACGCTCGCAGAGAGATAGTCGTAGACGAACTGCTCCATATCAGCGACCTCTTGGTCGGTGACTCCCGACTCCTTGATCTCAACACCCATGGGACCACCACCAAAGAGAGCGAATCGATTGTTTCATTACGTAATAAAACGGCCGTTTCACTCTTAGGCGTTACGACAACACTATTGGTCTGCCACAGCTGACAGATTCGGTCGACACATCCACCAGAATGCTGATATTCTTCCGTGAGATACTGTTGTTCAGGGCACGACACGGACGACCATCCGGCGATAGCACGGCCCACAGACGATGACAGTAAACCCACGGGAGTACGATGCCGACGAACTGCGGGAGCTGGCTGGCGCGGAGCCGGTCGAGGACGGCTCACAAGCGACATCTCAGGCGATGAAGCCCGACGAGTCGGTCCGCGACGAGCAGTTTCGGCAGCTACTCGCACTCCAGTCCGAACGCCAACAGCTCGATCAGCTCTCGCGGCCGTTTCTGACGGCCCTCCCCGAGTCGGAACTCGGCAGGGGAGTCCGCGAGGAGTGGCTCGACTTTCTCGTCCACGTCGGCGGACACGACCGGACTGAACAGGCACTCGGCTACTACCGACGGCTCCAGTGGATCACCCCGGCAGTCGAAGCCGATCTCCGTGGCTCTGTCGACCGGTTTCCAGAGCCGACCCACGACCGGTCGCTGACCGCGGGGGATCATCGTCTCAGCCTGCTGTATATCGCCACGCTGGCGTCACTTGCGTGACCCACATCACTAACCATGGCAGACGATACAGACGACGGCGCATTTGACGGTACGAGCGACGCAAGCGAAATAACCCCTGTCGGCGTCAAACTCGGCAGCACACGAACAGTACTCCAGTACCCGAAGGACGGCGAGATCGAAACCGTCCGGACACTCACCTGTCTGGCGACCTACGAGGACGCCATTACCGGTGAGGAGAAGGTACTGTATGGCGAGCAGGCCGCCCAAGAGTTCCCCGACACCGTGGAGTTCATGCTCCGGTCGGGACTCCCCGAAGACGACGACCGAGCAGCCCTCGCGGGCAAGTTCTTCAACGAACTCGTCCGGGCCCAAGAAATCCCTGAAGACAGCGTTGTGGTGTATGCGATCCCGACCATCGACAACGACGAGGGACTCGAAAACCTCACCGAGGTCATCGAAGGCAGCCCCATCGGCAAGCGGCTCGTCCGGAGCTTCCCCGAATCGCTCTGTGGCTCGGTGCCGGCGATGGGCGACGAGCTTGAGGCTATCGACGAGGTATTCATCGCGGTCAACATGGGGTCGACCAACCTCGAAGCCTGTGCCTACCGCCACGCCGAACAGCTCGAACCGTTTTCAACGGGCGCGGTGACCGGCAGCGAGGTCGACCGCCGAATCGCCAACGCGGTCGAAGAAGAGACCCAAGGCCGGGTCAACATCGATCTGACGACCGCCCGCGAGTACAAAGAACAGCACGGCGACTTCGTCGACTTCGAACCGTTCACCGACGTCATCCAGCAGCCCGGCGGCGGCTCCCACGAGTTCACCATCGAACGCAGCGTGATGGACGCGCTCAACGAGTACGTCGACGAGGCGGTCGACGAAATCGCCAACAACTTCCTCTCGGAGCTGGCCAACACCCACATGAAACCCTACCAGATTGCACTCGGGAAGCCGATTGCACTCACTGGTGGGATGGCCTGTATCCCGGGAATTGAAGACGTCTTCGAGGAGCGACTCTCCGAGGAACTCGACCGCGATATCACCGTCGTTGCGGCCGACAGACCGGATCTAGCCGCCGCCCAAGGGGCCCAGCGAATCGCGCGACGACTCGCGGACAACCTGTAGCGATCACCGCCCGTAGTCGACCTTCGTTAGCGCGACATCAGCGTTGGATAGCATCGATAGCAGCTGACAATCACGGTCCCAATCAGCAGTAGTTGGTAAGCAAACAGCAGTAGAGATAGATAGCTGATGGTAAAGATAGATTAGCGCTGACAGCGGTCGGTAATCAGCCGCTAATTTCTACAAACGTCGATTTCGCTGCTGCCCGCGACCGGTGACACCGATGTTACTTTCAGTTTAAGACGGTCGGTCCCAATAACTTAGTCATGTCCGAGATGCCACTCGAACACGTTCATATCGAGCCTGAAACGCCGAGCGATGGGGCGGCACCCGCGGTGTTCGTGCTCCACGGAAGAGGGGCCAACGAGCAGGATCTGCTTCCGATTGCCAAGGAGTTGCCCGACGAACTCCACATCGTGAGCTTCCGCGCACCTGACCGACTGCAGGGTGGCTACACGTGGTACGATCTCGATCTGTCGGCGGGTGGGCTCCACCAGAGCCAGCCCGACGCGGCCGATTTCGACCGGAGTCTGGGGCTCGTCGACGAAAGCGTCAAGGCCGCAGTCGACGCCTACGACCTCGATAGCGACCGGCTGGGACTGCTTGGCTTCAGTCAGGGGGCGATTACCAGTATGTCGCTGCTGCTCGAAGCTCCCAGTGAGTATCAGTGGGTTGTCGGGCTCCACGGCTATCTGCCTGCCTCCCACCACGAGATCGAACCCGAGGGAATCGTCGACAAACCGGTCTTCATCGCCGCCGGGAACGCCGACGAGATCATTCCGGCAGCGCGTTCGGAGGCCGCCGCCGAGCGGTTCAAAGAGCTGGGTGCAACGGTCACATACAACGTGTACGACGCTCCCCATGGCGTGAGTCCCCCCGAGCTTGAAGATCTGGTTGCGTTCGTCGAAAACCAGCTGTAGACGGCCGGGATCAGGAGTGTAAGCTGTGCTTAGTCCGCTGTAGCCGAACTATACTTTTGAGTGCTCCGTTCAGATAGAGCGATATGGGGAATGTTCTTTGGGAGTGGCGGTGGACATGATTCGCCGGTTACTGATCGCTCCGGATACAGTCAGTTCGTGGCTCGTCCTGACGATTATTTGGATGAGTGTCACGTTCTCGGCCAGCCTGCTTGTCGGTCTCTCGCTCGAACGACCCAGAGACGGTCTCTCGGCTGGGATATTTTTAAGCGGACTCTGTCTCACTTACACCATCGATCAGCTGTGGGTCGACAGCACTAGGTAGTCGACTAACTGTGGCGGGTCGACCGGCTGTCTGGCGGGTGGCCCACCACCGCTTCCGGCAAATCTATACCGTTCGGTTTCCAATACGAGGTATGAGCATCGAAGCCGCAACACTCGAAGATCTCGGTCGCGAACTGGGCGAGAAGATCGCCGAGAGCCCCGAACACAAGGCGTTCGTCGAGGCCAACGAGGCCGTCGAAAACGATGCCGAAGCCCAAGAGATGATCCGGGAGTTCGAAGAGCTCCGCCACGAGTTCATGGTCGACCGAGAGGCCGGCCGTGCCGACCGTGAGTCGATGCGCGACGTCCAGGCGGCCCAGCGGGAA
This sequence is a window from Halohasta litchfieldiae. Protein-coding genes within it:
- a CDS encoding M48 family metallopeptidase, whose amino-acid sequence is MQHLTVHLAFVAILVGTQAFFTALSVLNVRHADRLVDRKTAWLDDVLGVDDPTELSDYHRLTTAFSELQSWVGLGVLLVVLYAGGLEWAVGLLASTGLSTVSQGILFFAGLVVAAQLFSLLFSIVSTFGIEEIFDFNQQTPSLFVRDTLLTLVISLGFTAVLGGAVLAAVNALPTLWPVAAWLLFVAFSLVMQILYPRVIAPLFNEFEPVDSGELREVVEDVFERAGFSTSDIYTMDASRRSSQLNAYFIGFGRTKRVVLFDTLVDSMAIPELQGVLAHELAHWKEAHIWKQFASSAVRMGIVFGLLGVLVDFGPLYTAFGIPETATYAGLLLAVLIVGPILQFTAPLTNKLSLKHEREADSFAADVMGPQPMVDALARLATENLANPFPHPWYATFHHSHPPIPERIRLLQERSDADEPATDLDGATPADD
- a CDS encoding HD domain-containing protein; protein product: MGVEIKESGVTDQEVADMEQFVYDYLSASVQTEDDGGRMRWYPWHSADYRFNHIKNVVDLARKIGKKEGADLDVITVAALFHDISKLEAPQDVHAEEGASVAREYLSSRCEFPQSFIEEVCTAIEAHSHQGSLAELPLETQCLIEADILDKIGANGTALMLLRMGYESRTHMDSARMVDRVFQRGKDHVDRLESDTADSIAHQRLKRVKWFREWLEEEVSEMDRDCEF
- a CDS encoding GIY-YIG nuclease family protein; its protein translation is MADSGSYLLIIECEQSTEIAVGALGTLAFDAGYYGYVGSAFGPGGLSRVDRHRRVAAGEHDVRHWHIDYLLGADTTRLVAVETFVDRDVECALATALSEAGCRHVDSFGASDCDCVSHLWGPTSRSTLVATGDSVRK
- a CDS encoding alpha/beta hydrolase, which encodes MSEMPLEHVHIEPETPSDGAAPAVFVLHGRGANEQDLLPIAKELPDELHIVSFRAPDRLQGGYTWYDLDLSAGGLHQSQPDAADFDRSLGLVDESVKAAVDAYDLDSDRLGLLGFSQGAITSMSLLLEAPSEYQWVVGLHGYLPASHHEIEPEGIVDKPVFIAAGNADEIIPAARSEAAAERFKELGATVTYNVYDAPHGVSPPELEDLVAFVENQL
- a CDS encoding acetate and sugar kinases/Hsc70/actin family protein, whose product is MADDTDDGAFDGTSDASEITPVGVKLGSTRTVLQYPKDGEIETVRTLTCLATYEDAITGEEKVLYGEQAAQEFPDTVEFMLRSGLPEDDDRAALAGKFFNELVRAQEIPEDSVVVYAIPTIDNDEGLENLTEVIEGSPIGKRLVRSFPESLCGSVPAMGDELEAIDEVFIAVNMGSTNLEACAYRHAEQLEPFSTGAVTGSEVDRRIANAVEEETQGRVNIDLTTAREYKEQHGDFVDFEPFTDVIQQPGGGSHEFTIERSVMDALNEYVDEAVDEIANNFLSELANTHMKPYQIALGKPIALTGGMACIPGIEDVFEERLSEELDRDITVVAADRPDLAAAQGAQRIARRLADNL
- a CDS encoding FlaD/FlaE family flagellar protein, whose product is MTVNPREYDADELRELAGAEPVEDGSQATSQAMKPDESVRDEQFRQLLALQSERQQLDQLSRPFLTALPESELGRGVREEWLDFLVHVGGHDRTEQALGYYRRLQWITPAVEADLRGSVDRFPEPTHDRSLTAGDHRLSLLYIATLASLA
- a CDS encoding YlbF family regulator, translated to MSIEAATLEDLGRELGEKIAESPEHKAFVEANEAVENDAEAQEMIREFEELRHEFMVDREAGRADRESMRDVQAAQRELHNLPVMAEYLDAQEELQDKLESVNMAISEEPAVDFGGEAGGCCQD